The Aspergillus nidulans FGSC A4 chromosome VII nucleotide sequence GAGAGAACCCCCGTCAACAAGCGACAAAGAAAATATTAATAGGTGAGACAACGATAGCTTGCGAAGGGGGGAAAAATATAGAAGGAAATCCTAGAGCGAGTCGATTGACTGACTTTATCGGCGGCCTTGACGATCAGGCGGACTGCGATGGTTTTGCTGGCTGGGGGCTGCTTCAGATCCTGGATCCGGGGTAGATGCTAGCAGCATTCGAGACTCCGTGAAGCAGGCCACGAAGAGGCATAAATAGAGCCCAGGACTTGGAGCTCCAGGAGAAGAGCCACTGGAGAGCCACTGAAGGACAACTGAAGAGCAACCTCAGACCGTTTATCTCAAGCGAAGAGACGGTGGGATTGTTTCGGTCCACTTGAGGCTGATGTTGATAAGACTGAGACAGGTGTCGTTCGAGTATCAGAACTTTTTTGAGTTTGTGAGTGGCTTCTCCAACGATCGAACCCTGCTAGAGCCACGAGCAGGTCGCGTGCAGGGAAGAGTCTGTAGTGGCAGATGCTGTGGCCGCTGTGCGCCCACAGAGGCACAAAACTCGGGCAATAATCTCAGCTCAGGAGCCAGCTCTGCACGGATTCTGGAACGATTGGGGGCTAACCACCACTAGCAGCGAGACGGTAGCATCCAATTGTCCGGATGCGGGGAGCTGGGTCGATACTTCCACTCCACACCTACTGTCACTTAGCTGCCGAGACGAACACCATCTACAGATACCAAGACAATTAAACAGCTTTCACTGCAAAGAATAATCATAGGCTGCGTAGAAAAGACAGGATCATATCTGGTCTGGTCGAGCTGAACAAGGACTCAGATGTCAGCTTCGCTCGAATCCTGACCCTCGTCTGTATGGTGCTGTACCACGTCGGTATCGGCTAGTAACGCGTATGTAACACGCGGTATCATGAGTTCCCACTGTAACCCTCCACTTAGCTGGAGGCTTATCTCGCTATCTTGCTATCTCGGCGCCTCTATCCTGACCTTCCAACAATTGCTTGCAAGTCATCAAACCGAGCACTACTTGCCGTTACAGTATTAGGTAAAAGAAGCTGGCTTGGAAGAGCGAGGATGCATCATGATAACCTCGGCAGTTCATGATGGGTCGAACGGGGAATGGAGTATGGGAGATTCCGCTTTGATGACCATATCGACGTCACATCGATCTTGACCTCTGGAATGGAACAACGTCAGTCAAGCTTCACTCTGTGGACAGTCATGGTTTCTGCTCCTAGACAGGTACCACATGGTGTCTCTTCCGCCCGCCATCGGCGTGGCCATGGATCGCCGCAGCCCTTACCGGTCTTTGTGTTCCCTTGTCGGCCTATATACTACTGACATCTCCACGGCTCTTTGCACGACTGCCTTCGTCCATACTAAATCGCCGGCTTGACAGCACACGATTTctgcttcctgctcctgaTCCTTTCGCCCACTATGCCTGGCAAGGCTGCGCTACCATCCCATGTCATCAAATTCACCAACTGTCGTATCGTGAAAGGAAACGAGCTTGTTAACCAGGATGTCTGGATCGAGTCGACGTCCGGTAAGATCCTCCGGGCCCAGGAAGCATTCTATGGGCTGCACCTGTCCCCAGATGAGGTCATCGATCTAGGCGGACGTATCCTCGCTCCAGGACTCATCGACTGTCAGTTGAACGGTGCTCAGGGTTTCGACTTTTCGATCCCGCAGGCTTCCAAAGAGGAATACGATGAAGGATTGCGGGTAGTAAACAAGGGCCTCGCCAGGACCGGGGTGACTTCGTATCTCCCTACGTTGGTCAGCTCAACTGCAGAAGTATACCACAAAGTCCTTCCGTCACTCGGCCCGGCAGGGAGCAAGCATCGCCCAGAGGATGGCGCCGAGTCGCTTGGCGCGCACGTCGAAGGCCCGTTCCTGAGTCCCGGCCGCAATGGAATCCATAAAACGGATGTCCTTCGGTCAGCAACTACGGTGGAGGACCTGGATGATTGTTATGGTCGCGAGAACCTCTACGGCCCGAACAAGACTATTAGACTGATAACGGCTGCGCCCGAAGTCGGCAAGATGATGTCCAATATCCCGCACATCGTCTCCAACGACATCATATACTCAATCGGCCATTCGGACGCAACGTATGAGCAGGCCCTTGCAGCTATCGACCAAGGCGCCACAATGGTTACCCACCTTTTCAACGCAATGCGGCCCTTCTACCACCGCAACCCAGGCATTTTTGGTGTTCTCGGTCAGCAGAGCGAGCGCCGGCGCAGTTTATTCTacggcatcatcgccgacgGCATCCACCTGCACCCGACCTCCATCCGCATCGCATACAACGCCCACCCAGACggtctcgtcctcgtcacgGATGCCATGAAACTCTGCGGCCTCCCTGATGGCATCTACGACTGGACAAACGGCGAGCGCATCGTCAAGACCGGCGCGCGCCTGACCCTTGAAGGCTCTGACAAGATCGCCGGAAGCTCCGCTACGCTTATTGAGTGCGTCAACAACTTCCGCCGATGGTCCGGCGCGTCCACGGCGCAGGCTTTGAATGCGGCCTCGGCTGTGCCGGCACGGCTTCTTGGGCTTCAGGGCGTCAAGGGGTCATTGGATAGTGGCGCTGACGCAGATCTCCTTGTTCTcagtgatgaggatgatccTTACTCTGGAAAGACGTTAAAGGTAAACCAAGTCTGGAAGCGGGGGACGAAGATTTATGATTCCAGCAAAGACACTGGTCAGATTTGAAGCGCAAGGTTCCTGGCT carries:
- a CDS encoding N-acetylglucosamine-6-phosphate deacetylase (transcript_id=CADANIAT00008040), coding for MPGKAALPSHVIKFTNCRIVKGNELVNQDVWIESTSGKILRAQEAFYGLHLSPDEVIDLGGRILAPGLIDCQLNGAQGFDFSIPQASKEEYDEGLRVVNKGLARTGVTSYLPTLVSSTAEVYHKVLPSLGPAGSKHRPEDGAESLGAHVEGPFLSPGRNGIHKTDVLRSATTVEDLDDCYGRENLYGPNKTIRLITAAPEVGKMMSNIPHIVSNDIIYSIGHSDATYEQALAAIDQGATMVTHLFNAMRPFYHRNPGIFGVLGQQSERRRSLFYGIIADGIHLHPTSIRIAYNAHPDGLVLVTDAMKLCGLPDGIYDWTNGERIVKTGARLTLEGSDKIAGSSATLIECVNNFRRWSGASTAQALNAASAVPARLLGLQGVKGSLDSGADADLLVLSDEDDPYSGKTLKVNQVWKRGTKIYDSSKDTGQI